GGTTCATCTGCAGCTTATCACCGCCGCAGTTTTTGCTTCCGCTCACTTTTAATACAAAGTGCATGCGAATGGTGTAATCCTTACCTCGAAGTTCGTAGTAAAATggtttttccttttgttgttgtttctggttCTGAAGATGGTTTTCCAAGAGAGAATTTATCAGGAAGTTTTTCTTGCATACTTTACAGTTGCACAGCTTTTCTCCCATATGCATTTTAATGTGCATTTTCAAATTGGTGCGCAGTACAAAGTCCTTGCCGCACAGCTCGCAGTGGAAAGGTTTCTCGTCAGTGTGTTGTGTCTTGGTGTGCATTTCCAATGTAAATACGCAAGCAAAGTCGAGGCTGCATATATCGCAGTGAAAAGGTCTTTCACCGGTGTGCGTTTTCATGTGAGCTTCAAGTCCACAGCTCTTAAAGAAATCCTTGCCGCACACCTCGCAGCGATGCAGTTTTTCGCCGATGTGCGTCTCGACGTGATGGCTCAAGGAGGAGAACAGAGGATAACTTTTACCACAGAGTTCGCATTCGTACTCTTTACCCTCGACGTTACTTTTCGAAAGCATCATAATGGAGGCTCTTTCGAAAAAATCATTACCACATATCGTACAATTATCAGACGACTTCTCGCTAATTTGCTTGTCATTGTCCCCGAGCTTGAACACTTTCTTAATTTGGAACGATGGTGTTGGGTGATGTTTCGAGCAGCCATCTTTGCAGTCCGTCACTTTCACTAGACTTGAGCTTGTGTCcactttgctgctgctgctgctgttgctgctgctgttgctgctgttgctgctgttgctgctgttgctgctgctgctgctgctactgctgctaccaacGCCGTCCTCGTTGTTATTGTCGCCATGACCATGGCCTTCGCTGACGCAACCGCCACAACCAATACTGCCaacgcaatcaccaccaccaccactactcccaCCACTCCCACAATCCCCACAGCTATCACAGTCACTGCTACTTCCAAgtcttattcctcctcctcctcctcctcctccacctccccctcctccttttcCTACTCCAAACGTTTCTCCTCTGAGGATGTCCTTTTCGGCTTCCTTCGGGTCGGCTTCAAAAGCGCTACCGCGGAAGCAAGCTTCCTTATGGCCCTTGTCGGCTACTTTACTCGTACACAGCATCTTCTTGCGTGCCAATGAGTGTCTCTGCATGAATCTGGATATGTCTATGTGTCTAcgtacactatataaatatatatatatatatatatgggctatcAGGCCGAAACTCCGAAGTCACTGTCACACCTTTTTCTTGTCAAAGTTTAATAAACCTGTACTCCAATAAAAATGACGAGTAATTCTTTAGCTCAATGCTaaattgcttttatatacatatatatatatcttgacataaaaacaaacattaatatatatgaatgaatctataaatatattatgcagTATGTGGGCGcgcgtcgtaatatatatatattatatacatatatataatatatgtatatatatatatatatatcaagataatcagccgaaattactacgatgatccggtcttgactgaagactgaggggttcgaatgtcctgtccatgtttattgtatcgtcttctatgagttatacgttcttgtccatgttgtatttttctacataccttacttatatatatatatatatataattatatatatatattatataatatatatataatatgtatgtatgtatgtatgatgtataatatatatatacacgcttatatatgtgcgtatatatatgcttatgacgTGATTTTCTTTATGTATCAATGTTTATAcccgtgtgggtgtatatatgaatgtatttggtataatttatattttgatgtGATGTTCTTGTTaaagatggtgttgttgttgttgttgttattttttgtgtttatctATTTGGTGAAGGCAGGTGCTGCCGTTCTCAGTGCATATTAGTCTTTGTCTTAATTGTTCTTTGCTGTTAGtactgctgctaccgctgctccTACTGCTGCTACCATTGTATTTACTACTacttgcttctgttgttgttgttgctgttactatcGGTATATACGACCGCCACAGCTATAAGCgtttacagtagtagtagtagtagtagtagtagtagtagtagaagttgttgttgttgtcgtcttaAGTCTGCTGTTAGCTAGTTATAGCCGGCTGGAGCCATTATAGATATTCATGCGGAGATGAagcatgtatatactcatatatacacacacatatatgactacAGTTGCGACAAATTCGCGCATTCAAACAGTCACacactctatatgtatatatatatctaacctatatatatagagagaaaatagatagatagatagatagatagatagatagatagatagatagatagatatagagatagatagataatagatagatagatagatagatagatagagatagatatagataatagatagatagatagatgatgatagatagatagatagatagataatagatagatagatagatagatagatagatagatagaaacacactGCCAAATATGGTTCGCACAACTCTTTTTATCTATCCTTAGAATTCGCTTGCAGTTGTAACCAttccaagaaaaaaatatatggaattGATTTTTATACAGTTGTAGTAGTTAAATTTTGACGTTCCAGACAAATATGGGTTGAATAGATACATAAAGTCataaaatattgtgtatatatgtatatatatgtattctatatatatatttctattttccctTTTTTACAACTTTTTTCCCTTCTGCTAATGATTTCATAGATTTCCGTCACATGTTACCCTTCCAATTTTACTTGGGTCagttgaatttataaatttatataaatatttattgttcaGAATAttcacaaaactatatatataatatatatatatatatatatatatataatatatatatatatatatattgtattgtaattCCCCTTCGTAATGTtcgttcgtttgtttttttttaataatttagatTGTTTTCCCTTGGTCATCTATCCATAATAACGTGGGTCGTAATTATAAAAgactatattttatatgcatagatacatatacatgcatataatatatatatatatatatatatatatatatatatatgtgtgtgtgtgtgttccactttttgaagaacttttattcttgcattttgACTTTTAAAATTTGCTTGGGTTTGCTAAGTTTATAAATTATAACCTTCACAATATTTCCACAACCCTTtttcgagatagatagatagatagaaagatagataaatagaacagTGATGTTCGTTTGTAAGTTTCTTTGGTTTTCTGTAATTTAAAAAAGCTCATTTATAATTTTCCCATTTTGctaatgtttatatatctttattttattattatttgcttgttttattttaaatatctcaTCTTTTCAATTGCGCTTCTGTTAGTTTCTGGcttataaaccatatatatatatatataatatatatatatatatataataattatatataataaatagttgTCTTTGGATTTTAAGGGCAGGGGTGTTTCTTTTAAATGTCTTTTTAAACTGACGTCGAATGCCTGAGTTTTTAAAtttaagatatttttgtttttcccttgTTGCTTACaagattttgaaaaatgaaacttTGAAAGCTACTCAGAATTATTTCTCAGTCGTTCATCCATAGTAATTCTTTCATGTCAGATAAACGAGAGTAACGCAGCAACGAGAGCTGCTGTTActgccattattgttgttgtcattactgTTGCTGTAGCTGCCgtcttgtcgtcgtcgttgttgttgttgtttgttgttcatgGAGAGAAATTTCTTCATTGACTTGCAGTTTGAGTGACAGGAAATGACGTCTGCAGCAAAATTTTTATTTGAGATTTATAGTGAGAGACAGGGAAACTGAGAAAGAATGAGATTCAGGGAAacaaattaatatgaaaaaaaaaaatctataaataatttAGCTCAGTCGGTCaatcagctattattattattgaaattatttattctatttgttacGTGTGAAGAACTGATGTTCCCTCTCACAACGAAGACCTACCCATCAATACATAATGTATTTGATTAAGCCGCTATTGTGTTTAGGTCAAAGGTAGcaactcaagaaaaaaaaactagcaaaGACGAAGGAAAAAATAGAGGTAGACAACGAGGATGGGTATAAGGCAATGATATTGAATAACGTTTTAAATGTCTTTCGCAAAGGTGTGTAAGGAGTGGGGGATGGATGTAGTTATCGATTTGTGCGAAGAGAAATACCCATATTTGTCTAGGGCAGGATAGTATGAACGTCAGCCGTAGCTACGGTGGAGTAGCAAAGGGCGGtagaaatatatcataaaatatgttATGGAAAATTTCATAAACTTACGAAATATTTAAAACGAAAACTGGATCACGAAATTCAGTTCACTGGGAGCTAACAGCTTACACTTTGTGATGGTGCTCACTGAGATGACAGAAATGAGCAAAAgctgaaaaatgtaaaaatatcaaaacaaaaaaaaaatactcgaaaaataaaaatggacgaaaataTTTGTAGggtaaataaaatgaagtaaaagaaataaacaatggataaagaaaaaaaaaaaaaaggaaaatagacaGAGGATTCTTGTTATCTTTCAGTAATAAAGTTCTCTGTCTGTCACCGAGCGATTTTGAGCCAATTTCTTTTCATAGATAGTCAATCACTTGGGCTATTATATAGGTCTATTTGTAGTTTCACTTGGTTATTGTCCAGATCTTATTGATTTGAAGATGTGACACCCTTCACTTTGACTTATAATagtttatctttctttccttttcttaatttttttcttctggaaataggaaaaaaaatctgGCTTGCTTTGGTTTTTACATCTCTATATTAAATTGTCATCTATTATcaatttgctttcttttttttcttattaggtTTTggtttaaatagaaaaaaataggcCACTGAAGAAAAAGCAAATACGATAGGGGAATTAACGCGTCATTGCTATAATTGTGGCTCAGATAGATCCAaaaagccaataataataataataataataataaagctgaaaatattacaaatttaacagGATCCTAGTTTTCAAATTCTGGTTTCCGTCCCCTACAATATATCATTGCTAATCATAAATAACGCTCATAATAAAACTCTCAACTTGCAGTTACTTGAGGTCTCTGTAAGAAACTTGGAACATCTCCTATGAAACAAAGTAACAACaatgtaaataacaataacaataattataactgaAATAAGAATTCAGACTAAATTAGTACTGATCAAGCTGAACTTCCATCCAATGTTTGCTCAATTTTCATCACAATTTTACGTCTACCTTCAGCTCAATCTCAATCTGATTTTGAGTCCAAATTCGGCTCAATTTCCGTCAAACGTTTCGTTTCAATAGTTCCTTTCTGTCTCAATTTCAAATGCAATTTTAGCTCAGTTTTAATCCAGTATTTGTACAATTTCAGCTTCGTTTCAGTTCAGTTCTCATTGTTAAATTTTCTTGGTGTTGAAGACGGAGGATCGATTTACTTGAAGCGTTTCCAAATAGTACAAAAGTAATTCATTTTGAAAGtaggtatatatttttcttttacgtaTGTTgatatgtgttacatatatatatatcataaattgaaGGAATTATATTCCAAGCTACCTCTTCATGAAGCAgatctgaatattattttatgtcTGAAGGTTTACAGATAGGAGATGTTCtgcatgtatgagcatatatgtatatacctattatgaatttgttatatttacatcatcattaacattaatatttatatttataaaatgtatttcccaTATtgtaatgaaacacgtgtaacacAGTATTAAAATATTATCACATGTTCTAGTCTTGTTTTAGTAtacaaatgctttgtgagtaCGTGTGAGAGTTGGTTCTTTGCTTAAATGTTTCGTCCTGTATATCTACGAATAGTTAAGCAGTTatacatgtattagtatatatatatatgtgtgtaaaatagtTCCGTTGTATTTGTTCACGGGTATTTAATGATAGTCTGATTTAGACAAAATCACATGACTTCACTGAATATGTACATTCTTAGTGTTTTTTTTGTGAGAGGCGTTAGTTTGTAGcttaaatatttgtttctgcACTTTCTTTTTCCCTGAATTTTTATACCCTCTTATTTCTCATATATTTCATACAATATACACCGGCTATCTTCAAAATGCATTGgtaaattcaataaatatttatgtgtcaacatatatatataaaatacatatatatgtatatgtatgtacgaatgttcgtatatgtatgtatgtacgaatgtacgtaaatgtatgtgtgtatgtatgtatatacgtatgtatgtatatacgtatgtatgtattgtaaacaGTTTAAATTATGTGACTATAGAGTGAAACTGCTGCCGATATTTAAAGAGTTTTCCATCGAAGATGGCATGAAAGTATTATCATAAATAgtaaccacaaccatcatcatcatcatcatcatcatcatcatcgtcatactcAGCctgctcttcatcatcatcgtcgtcatcggcATCATAATCGTcgttatgtagtagtagtagtagtagtagtagtagtaatagtcgacgtcgccgtcgtcgtcatcgttgtcgccaTCTTCATTCTCATCCTTCTCCTCCATCTCGTTATCAGCACCAGCCTCAACATCGTCAGAGCTATTAATTATATCACCTCTTTCTTAAAAATTTGCCCTCAAAGTCATTCCATATTTGGATAAAAGGAATTATATTTGGAATGGCCGTACGGTAGCGCGGTGGAGGAGAGCATTAACTTTTTCCcgtctgcaattttttttttttttaagattcttGGTTCAAGTCTTCCTTGATGCGCTTTTTGTAATTTATCCTCTCCACAtcatttttctgttaattttcgTTCTAGAACATGTGTGAAAAGTGAGTTATGGTTTCATGAGAGAAGATTCATTAAcaaaatctaattaaaatatgAGAAACCAACAAATCGTTAGTgacataatgatgatgctgatagtgatgataatattgatgaagatgaaattgtttttaatattgttatGGTTCTTGATT
This region of Octopus sinensis unplaced genomic scaffold, ASM634580v1 Contig01677, whole genome shotgun sequence genomic DNA includes:
- the LOC115227090 gene encoding zinc finger protein 25-like, producing the protein MMLSKSNVEGKEYECELCGKSYPLFSSLSHHVETHIGEKLHRCEVCGKDFFKSCGLEAHMKTHTGERPFHCDICSLDFACVFTLEMHTKTQHTDEKPFHCELCGKDFVLRTNLKMHIKMHMGEKLCNCKVCKKNFLINSLLENHLQNQKQQQKEKPFYYELRGKDYTIRMHFVLK